From the genome of Neomonachus schauinslandi chromosome 5, ASM220157v2, whole genome shotgun sequence, one region includes:
- the ZNF771 gene encoding zinc finger protein 771, with product MPGEQQTEEEEEEEMQEEMVLLVKGEEDEGEEKYEVVKLKIPMDNKEVPSEAPAPSADPARPHACPDCGRAFARRSTLAKHARTHTGERPFACTECGRRFSQKSALTKHGRTHTGERPYECPECDKRFSAASNLRQHRRRHTGEKPYACAHCGRRFAQSSNYAQHLRVHTGEKPYACPDCGRAFGGSSCLARHRRTHTGERPYACADCGTRFAQSSALAKHRRVHTGEKPHRCAVCGRRFGHRSNLAEHARTHTGERPYPCAECGRRFRLSSHFIRHRRAHMRRRLYICAGCGRDFKLPPGATAATATERCPECEGS from the exons ATGCCTGGTGAACAgcagacagaggaggaggaagaggaagagatgcaAGAGGAGATGGTGCTGCTGGTGAAGGGTGAGGAAGATGAGGGTGAGGAGAAGTATGAGGTGGTGAAACTCAAGATCCCCATGGACAACAAGGAG GTCCCGAGCGAGGCGCCAGCGCCGTCGGCCGACCCGGCGCGCCCACACGCGTGCCCGGACTGCGGCCGCGCCTTTGCGCGCCGCTCCACGCTGGCCaagcacgcacgcacgcacacgggCGAGCGGCCCTTCGCGTGCACCGAGTGCGGCCGGCGCTTCTCGCAGAAGTCGGCGCTGACCAAACACGGCCGCACGCACACGGGCGAGCGGCCCTACGAGTGCCCCGAGTGCGACAAGCGCTTCTCGGCCGCCTCGAACCTGCGGCAGCACCGGCGGCgccacacgggcgagaagccgtACGCATGCGCGCACTGCGGCCGCCGCTTCGCGCAGAGCTCCAACTACGCGCAGCACCTGCGCGtgcacacgggcgagaagccgtACGCGTGCCCGGACTGCGGACGCGCCTTCGGCGGCAGCTCGTGCCTGGCGCGCCACCGACGCACGCACACGGGCGAAAGGCCGTACGCATGCGCCGACTGCGGCACGCGCTTCGCGCAGAGTTCGGCGCTGGCCAAGCACCGGCGCGTACACACGGGCGAGAAGCCGCACCGCTGCGCCGTGTGCGGCCGCCGCTTCGGCCACCGCTCCAACCTGGCGGAGCATGCGCGCACGCACACGGGCGAGCGGCCCTACCCGTGCGCGGAGTGCGGCCGGCGCTTCCGTCTCAGTTCGCACTTCATCCGCCACCGTCGCGCGCACATGCGGCGCCGTCTCTATATCTGCGCCGGCTGCGGCCGGGACTTCAAGCTACCCCCTGGCGCCACGGCCGCCACTGCCACCGAGCGCTGCCCAGAGTGCGAGGGCAGCTGA
- the DCTPP1 gene encoding dCTP pyrophosphatase 1 isoform X2, with protein MSRANGDARGDTGGDGTAAAGPFSFSPEPTLEDIRRLHAEFAAERDWGQFHQPRNLLLALVGEVGELAELFQWKPDEEPGPQAWPPRERAALQEELSDVLIYLVALAARCHVDLPQAVLSKMDLNRRRYPAHLSRGSALKYTDLPHGATSEDQAVGPADLDCESKGQAST; from the exons ATGTCTCGGGCGAATGGGGACGCGCGTGGGGACACGGGGGGAGACGGCACTGCTGCTGCCGGCCCCTTCAGCTTCAGCCCGGAGCCCACGCTCGAGGACAT cCGCCGCCTCCATGCGGAGTTTGCTGCTGAACGAGACTGGGGCCAGTTCCACCAGCCTCGTAACCTCCTGCTGGCCTTGGTGGGGGAAGTCGGGGAGTTGGCGGAGCTCTT TCAGTGGAAGCCTGATGAGGAGCCTGGCCCCCAAGCCTGGCCCCCCAGGGAACGGGCAGCCCTTCAAGAAGAGCTTAGTGACGTCCTCATCTACCTGGTAGCGTTAGCAGCCCGCTGCCATGTGGATCTGCCCCAAGCGGTGCTCTCCAAGATGGACCTCAACCGCCGGCGCTACCCAGCACATCTGTCCCGCGGCTCTGCCCTCAAGTATACAGACTTGCCCCATGGGGCCACCTCTGAAGACCAAGCTGTGGGGCCTGCAGACCTTGACTGTGAGTCCAAAGGCCAGGCCTCAACCTAG
- the DCTPP1 gene encoding dCTP pyrophosphatase 1 isoform X1: MICLRPSKEFVAEPLIFMPPLHITEMPAWAVSSLGFSNPGTRTSTLFFYFSRRLHAEFAAERDWGQFHQPRNLLLALVGEVGELAELFQWKPDEEPGPQAWPPRERAALQEELSDVLIYLVALAARCHVDLPQAVLSKMDLNRRRYPAHLSRGSALKYTDLPHGATSEDQAVGPADLDCESKGQAST; this comes from the exons atgattTGCTTAAGGCCATCCAAGGAATTCGTTGCCGAACCCCTGATATTTATGCCCCCATTGCATATCACTGAGATGCCTGCCTGGGCTGTGTCTTCTCTTGGGTTCTCTAACCCTGGAACCAGGACTTCCACacttttcttctatttcagcCGCCGCCTCCATGCGGAGTTTGCTGCTGAACGAGACTGGGGCCAGTTCCACCAGCCTCGTAACCTCCTGCTGGCCTTGGTGGGGGAAGTCGGGGAGTTGGCGGAGCTCTT TCAGTGGAAGCCTGATGAGGAGCCTGGCCCCCAAGCCTGGCCCCCCAGGGAACGGGCAGCCCTTCAAGAAGAGCTTAGTGACGTCCTCATCTACCTGGTAGCGTTAGCAGCCCGCTGCCATGTGGATCTGCCCCAAGCGGTGCTCTCCAAGATGGACCTCAACCGCCGGCGCTACCCAGCACATCTGTCCCGCGGCTCTGCCCTCAAGTATACAGACTTGCCCCATGGGGCCACCTCTGAAGACCAAGCTGTGGGGCCTGCAGACCTTGACTGTGAGTCCAAAGGCCAGGCCTCAACCTAG
- the SEPHS2 gene encoding selenide, water dikinase 2 isoform X1: MAEAAVTVAGGEVVAAAEGSGSAGLSLGRGFSSYRPFEPQALGLSPSWRLTGFSGMKGUGCKVPQETLLKLLAGLTRPDVRPPLGLGLVGGHEEAAQEGGLPAGAEPNPTFPALGIGMDSCVIPLRHGGLSLVQTTDFFYPLVEDPYMMGRIACANVLSDLYAMGITECDNMLMLLSVSQSMTEEEREKITPLMIKGFRDAAEEGGTAVTGGQTVVNPWIIVGGVATVVCQPNEFIMPDSAVVGDVLVLTKPLGTQVAVNAHQWLDNPERWNKINMVVSREEVELAYQEAMFNMATLNRTAAGLMHTFNAHAATDITGFGILGHSQNLAKQQRNEVSFVIHNLPIIAKMAAISKASGRFGLLQGTSAETSGGLLICLPREQAARFCSEIKSSKYGEGHQAWIVGIVEKGNRTARIIDKPRVIEVLPRGATAAALAPDNSSASSEPSS, encoded by the coding sequence ATGGCGGAAGCCGCGGTGACGGTCGCCGGCGGCgaggtggtggcggcggcggaaGGCTCGGGCTCCGCGGGCTTGTCTCTTGGCCGGGGCTTCTCGAGCTACCGGCCCTTCGAGCCCCAGGCGCTGGGCCTCAGCCCGAGCTGGCGGCTGACCGGCTTCTCCGGCATGAAGGGCTGAGGCTGCAAGGTCCCCCAGGAGACGCTGCTCAAACTCCTGGCGGGACTGACGCGGCCAGACGTGCGGCCCccgctgggcctgggcctggtcGGAGGCCATGAAGAGGCGGCCCAGGAAGGCGGCCTGCCGGCCGGGGCCGAACCCAACCCCACCTTTCCAGCCCTGGGCATTGGGATGGACTCCTGCGTCATACCCCTGAGGCACGGGGGCCTGTCGCTGGTGCAGACCACGGACTTCTTTTACCCCTTGGTGGAAGATCCCTACATGATGGGGCGCATAGCGTGTGCCAACGTGCTGAGTGACCTCTACGCCATGGGCATTACTGAATGTGACAACATGTTGATGTTACTCAGCGTCAGCCAGAGTATGACTGAGGAGGAGCGAGAAAAGATAACACCACTCATGATCAAAGGCTTTCGTGATGCCGCTGAGGAAGGAGGGACTGCAGTGACTGGTGGACAAACGGTGGTAAACCCTTGGATTATCGTCGGTGGGGTTGCCACTGTGGTATGTCAGCCAAATGAATTCATCATGCCCGACAGCGCAGTTGTTGGGGATGTGCTCGTGTTAACCAAACCCTTAGGAACCCAAGTTGCTGTCAATGCCCACCAATGGCTGGATAATCCCGAGAGATGGAATAAAATCAATATGGTGGTCTCCAGAGAAGAAGTAGAGCTGGCTTATCAGGAAGCCATGTTCAACATGGCTACCCTAAACAGAACTGCTGCTGGATTAATGCACACGTTTAATGCACACGCAGCCACAGATATCACAGGCTTTGGCATCCTAGGACACTCTCAGAACCTTGCAAAACAACAAAGAAACGAGGTGTCCTTTGTCATTCATAATCTGCCAATTATTGCCAAGATGGCTGCCATCAGCAAGGCCAGTGGGCGCTTTGGGCTCCTTCAGGGAACCTCAGCGGAAACTTCTGGGGGATTACTGATTTGTCTGCCAAGAGAACAGGCAGCTCGCTTTTGTTCTGAAATCAAATCTTCCAAGTATGGAGAGGGTCACCAAGCATGGATCGTCGGTATTGTGGAAAAGGGAAACCGGACAGCCCGGATCATTGACAAGCCTCGAGTTATTGAGGTCCTACCTCGTGGGGCCACTGCTGCTGCTCTTGCTCCTGACAATTCCAGTGCCTCCTCTGAGCCTAGCTCGTGA
- the SEPHS2 gene encoding selenide, water dikinase 2 isoform X2: MAEAAVTVAGGEVVAAAEGSGSAGLSLGRGFSSYRPFEPQALGLSPSWRLTGFSGMKGUGCKVPQETLLKLLAGLTRPDVRPPLGLGLVGGHEEAAQEGGLPAGAEPNPTFPALGIGMDSCVIPLRHGGLSLVQTTDFFYPLVEDPYMMGRIACANVLSDLYAMGITECDNMLMLLSVSQSMTEEEREKITPLMIKGFRDAAEEGGTAVTGGQTVVNPWIIVGGVATVVCQPNEFIMPDSAVVGDVLVLTKPLGTQVAVNAHQWLDNPERWNKINMVVSREEVELAYQEAMFNMATLNRTGGLLICLPREQAARFCSEIKSSKYGEGHQAWIVGIVEKGNRTARIIDKPRVIEVLPRGATAAALAPDNSSASSEPSS; the protein is encoded by the exons ATGGCGGAAGCCGCGGTGACGGTCGCCGGCGGCgaggtggtggcggcggcggaaGGCTCGGGCTCCGCGGGCTTGTCTCTTGGCCGGGGCTTCTCGAGCTACCGGCCCTTCGAGCCCCAGGCGCTGGGCCTCAGCCCGAGCTGGCGGCTGACCGGCTTCTCCGGCATGAAGGGCTGAGGCTGCAAGGTCCCCCAGGAGACGCTGCTCAAACTCCTGGCGGGACTGACGCGGCCAGACGTGCGGCCCccgctgggcctgggcctggtcGGAGGCCATGAAGAGGCGGCCCAGGAAGGCGGCCTGCCGGCCGGGGCCGAACCCAACCCCACCTTTCCAGCCCTGGGCATTGGGATGGACTCCTGCGTCATACCCCTGAGGCACGGGGGCCTGTCGCTGGTGCAGACCACGGACTTCTTTTACCCCTTGGTGGAAGATCCCTACATGATGGGGCGCATAGCGTGTGCCAACGTGCTGAGTGACCTCTACGCCATGGGCATTACTGAATGTGACAACATGTTGATGTTACTCAGCGTCAGCCAGAGTATGACTGAGGAGGAGCGAGAAAAGATAACACCACTCATGATCAAAGGCTTTCGTGATGCCGCTGAGGAAGGAGGGACTGCAGTGACTGGTGGACAAACGGTGGTAAACCCTTGGATTATCGTCGGTGGGGTTGCCACTGTGGTATGTCAGCCAAATGAATTCATCATGCCCGACAGCGCAGTTGTTGGGGATGTGCTCGTGTTAACCAAACCCTTAGGAACCCAAGTTGCTGTCAATGCCCACCAATGGCTGGATAATCCCGAGAGATGGAATAAAATCAATATGGTGGTCTCCAGAGAAGAAGTAGAGCTGGCTTATCAGGAAGCCATGTTCAACATGGCTACCCTAAACAGAA CTGGGGGATTACTGATTTGTCTGCCAAGAGAACAGGCAGCTCGCTTTTGTTCTGAAATCAAATCTTCCAAGTATGGAGAGGGTCACCAAGCATGGATCGTCGGTATTGTGGAAAAGGGAAACCGGACAGCCCGGATCATTGACAAGCCTCGAGTTATTGAGGTCCTACCTCGTGGGGCCACTGCTGCTGCTCTTGCTCCTGACAATTCCAGTGCCTCCTCTGAGCCTAGCTCGTGA